Below is a window of Fibrobacter sp. UWB11 DNA.
TACCAAATCTTGAAGAAACACATGCAAATCCTTGTTCAACGTGAGCACTGACCCATTTTCCCTGAAGCGAATCATAGGCATAAGAAAACGATGTAAAATTCGCTTTTATCACTTCACCATCATGACCTTTTTCAATACCATACAATTCCTGAAAAGTACCGTTCGGACATATCCAGCCCGTATCTTTAGAGCACATGTAAGGTCTTTCAAAATAGCGGCTCAAAGGATTTGTAACCTTCTTTACTTCCCCATCGTTCTTGTCGGAACATTCTCCAAGACCATTTGTCTGTCCGAACACATAGCCACTCAGCTTAGTAACAAGGTAATCTGTTTTAGGAATAGACTTTACCCATAAATTTCCTTCTATCATATCAGCATATTTCGTTTTAAACGTATCGATTTTTGCTGAATCCGTTTCAAGCATCCAGAACACAGCAGTATCAGAGCTCAACTGGCTAGAAAGTCTTGTATAGGGGATACGCGAAAGCATTTGCCATACGGCTTGAAGTTCCGCATCTTTTTCGTTCCCTTCAATTTGATTAGACAGTTTAATATCAAGTGAAGTGGACAACATATACTCCATAATTTCATGCTGAGCGGTTCTTTCAGCAGAATCAGAAGGTATTCCCTTTTTCATCAAGTAGAGAATCCTGTTGTACTCCATATTTGTCATAAAATTCACATAGACAGAATCCACCCTGCTCAAGTCTGCAAAGCTCCAATATCCGCTTCTCGACATTTTATTCCTAACACACATTACAATATTAGACGATTGTAATTTGAGATTTTCAAATTTGAATACATTCGGATACGTCACATATGTTGTAAATTCGCGACCGGTCCAAGAAGCACTAGAATCCAGTTCATACAAAGTCACTTCGTACTTAGTGCCACCCCTATCAATAGAATTATAATCTTCACTTGAAATAAAAGACGCAACTCCAACTAATTTGTTTAATTCATATTCAGGAGCATTATCTTCGCTTTCGATATTAACACCTTTAGATACTTCACTACAGCCCATCAAAGCAAGCAAACAAAGCACTATTCCTAAAACATTCAGTTTCATATTCATCTCCCCTACTTCAATGGTTCCTGCTTTGGAAGGTTTTCATCGCATTCACTCATGTCAACAGCAGGCAAATAATATCCATAAGAATATTCGCAACGGTAGCACTTGCGTCCACTCTTTCCATAGCGATTCAACGTTTCTTTCGTACAAGCAAAGCCGACACCACTTTCGGCGGCACTAGCCTTAGTCCATCCAACAGAGCCGTCGTACATGCGCCCCCACTTGTAATAATCATCCGTACAATATGTTCCTTTAGTCAAATGGCCCGGAAGTGTATCGCCCACAGAAGAGTTCAGAACAATCATGTCCAAATCATAGCATCCATTTCTAGGAAGGGTCCACCCTAATGTATCGCAATACAGGAACTGCGTCTTGTTAGATTCGGTAGCCTTGATTTCATGATAGTTTTCCGCAGAGCAGTTTCCGAGATTATACTTCTTCTGCCAGATGTTATTCAAGTATTCCTTAACTTTGTATGCATCGGTTTTATAGCCGAATCCAGGCACGAAATCATCGAACTTATCGCAACTTGAATTATGATTAAAATAATACGCATAGCTCCAATAAGTCGAGAACAGCGAATCCGTCAAAACATCTT
It encodes the following:
- a CDS encoding fibrobacter succinogenes major paralogous domain-containing protein; this encodes MKLNVLGIVLCLLALMGCSEVSKGVNIESEDNAPEYELNKLVGVASFISSEDYNSIDRGGTKYEVTLYELDSSASWTGREFTTYVTYPNVFKFENLKLQSSNIVMCVRNKMSRSGYWSFADLSRVDSVYVNFMTNMEYNRILYLMKKGIPSDSAERTAQHEIMEYMLSTSLDIKLSNQIEGNEKDAELQAVWQMLSRIPYTRLSSQLSSDTAVFWMLETDSAKIDTFKTKYADMIEGNLWVKSIPKTDYLVTKLSGYVFGQTNGLGECSDKNDGEVKKVTNPLSRYFERPYMCSKDTGWICPNGTFQELYGIEKGHDGEVIKANFTSFSYAYDSLQGKWVSAHVEQGFACVSSRFGMVLVSETMGKPSYLVCKVSEDNPNYLYWAATGTEEDYIAYWSRNLKCEIGIVQKLPNDSTVEVVCVDGKFRKATDVDKTGSVLELEKIANPCGEKEEVRRGKTDSTLYFYCNNGEMGYSNEMEYTLGYGCNANHVGYHQYQNSIYYCNKFTWKYSTDSLVKGVLVDSRDNSEYKTIGIGNQVWMAENLNYEVEPSWCYGDSLEYCEKYGRLYQWDGILGASAKVENVCPEGFHVPSNKEWDELNVFVNLWFHGNSYSARKVLLSSDPKEFDNIVHVGDDLVGFTGIYAGHRTANGFFTGRLTSAYFCSADMNEEGSAYIYMLRHDEFDLTKYAQKTTSNCNVRCLKD